From the Cydia splendana chromosome 27, ilCydSple1.2, whole genome shotgun sequence genome, one window contains:
- the LOC134803709 gene encoding transmembrane protein 145-like codes for MALLRACMLWPLLAAVQAKWIEGRIDTKDNWAFLARFCFLSLEGQFEYLIEYDKDMGTPNLLLYYDDDSQWPSVYHSSKTCKEREAVLNKAGQNQIIKLSHWFPDTEYSGCIVTKESKELPAEKSSSTTPKPTKTTARPKNTTNTTSEPSDPTYYNQFLKTTMASTTVSDNSTISTNSTTWFEVVPTDGFFTTTVAEDELWESIGGENDTKMEKLNDVEMMFDNDNSKHKIKRSTSELLDRYRRRRLNSVPNQPGQGSVERLLVSCHNSRRFRSARERWWFIAISNCDSPKGLDIRYKFLMTNGPDGDFWHEHFSADEFYVLPVLLAYTFAYFIVMVAVVLCSIELKSRHLLHSTYKLFLLSVTAQQVGVIIQTLAYIRYATHGFGGDGARVVGQFLCGISETTFLLLLVLLGKGYTVTRGRLKAGFTVRLTVFMCCYVLAYIGLFIYQAKAFDPGEVLYLYESPAGYGLIVLRVAASCVFAYSVFFTVRKYPEKNMFYCPFFICGTLWFYAGPLFILTANAYIDKWVRESVVTAVLLLISFNGHVMFLLLTLPVFANKNFPYHVRTTQIGVMEVTGSSGLDGFGHNAYHPSNGTAQTVIIPLTRRTEELIGNMYSQYMATAPPLDTPLNGVKRINSLSPKNQLVQQDSTDTNTSDDIKPVVNEIFTVENQMSKLELPEDKNNVPNPVLPQESVEKLPKMPHESDIGNGGPRNELPSVLRSRRNILEPLKRDDVPVPSWSLAKGPSVIAMHKKNSKEDPPEPVANGKKVPPVRNGLHQSSGAISTIHEGREQSYPPPSTLQLFNAKQESGG; via the exons ATGGCGTTGCTGCGAGCGTGCATGCTATGGCCGCTTCTGGCGGCGGTGCAGGCCAAGTGGATCGAGGGACGGATTGATACCAAAGAC AACTGGGCGTTCCTCGCTCGCTTCTGCTTCCTGTCGCTAGAGGGCCAGTTCGAATACCTGATAGAGTATGACAAGGACATGGGCACGCCGAATCTACTGCTGTATTATGATGATGATAGCCAGTGGCCGTCGGTGTACCATAGTTCTAAG ACGTGCAAAGAGCGAGAAGCTGTGTTAAATAAAGCGGGACAGAATCAGATAATCAAGCTGTCCCATTGGTTCCCCGATACTGAGTACTCGGGCTGTATCGTCACTAAGGAGAGTAAGGAGCTACCGGCCGAGAAGAG CTCCTCAACTACCCCCAAACCCACTAAAACAACAGCAAGACCCAAAAACACAACAAACACAACCAGCGAGCCTTCAGACCCGACCTACTACAACCAGTTCCTCAAAACTACCATGGCGTCCACTACCGTCTCCGATAATTCTACCATTTCTACCAATTCTACCACGTGGTTTGAAGTGGTACCTACGGACGGGTTTTTTACTACTACGGTGGCTGAAGATGAATTGTGGGAGAGTATTGGGGGTGAAAATGATACGAAAATGGAGAAGTTAAATGATGTTGAGATGATGTTTGATAATGATAATAGTAAG CACAAAATCAAGCGGTCTACATCCGAGCTTCTAGACCGTTACCGCCGCCGTCGCCTCAACTCCGTACCTAATCAGCCTGGACAGGGCTCCGTGGAACGTCTCCTGGTCTCCTGCCACAACTCTAGACGGTTCCGCTCCGCTAGGGAGCGCTGGTGGTTCATCGCAATAAGCAACTGCGATAGCCCGAAG GGACTGGACATCAGATATAAGTTCCTGATGACCAACGGACCAGATGGGGACTTCTGGCATGAGCATTTCTCTGCTGACGAGTTCT ATGTCCTCCCGGTCCTTTTGGCGTATACCTTCGCCTACTTCATCGTGATGGTGGCAGTCGTGCTGTGCAGCATCGAGTTGAAATCGCGCCATCTCCTTCACTCCACGTACAAGCTGTTCCTCCTGTCAGTGACCGCTCAG CAAGTAGGCGTGATCATACAGACCCTAGCCTACATTCGCTACGCTACACACGGATTTGGCGGCGACGGAGCCAGAGTTGTGG GTCAATTTCTCTGCGGCATATCAGAAACGACGTTCCTACTTCTGTTGGTGCTATTAGGCAAGGGCTACACCGTGACGCGTGGAAGGCTTAAAGCTGGCTTCACAGTGAGACTTACCGTCTTCATGTGCTGTTATGTACTGGCGTATATTGGACTCTTCATCTATCAGGCAAAG GCGTTTGACCCGGGCGAAGTCCTGTACCTCTACGAGAGCCCTGCGGGCTACGGTCTCATCGTGCTACGTGTAGCAGCCTCTTGTGTCTTCGCCTATTCTGTCTTCTTCACCGTCAGAAAGTACCCTGAAAAG AATATGTTCTACTGTCCTTTCTTCATCTGCGGCACTCTCTGGTTCTACGCGGGTCCGTTGTTTATCCTCACTGCCAACGCTTATATAG ACAAATGGGTGAGGGAGAGCGTAGTTACTGCCGTCCTTCTTCTTATCTCCTTTAACGGACACGTCATGTTTTTG TTACTGACGCTGCCCGTATTCGCCAACAAGAATTTCCCGTACCACGTCCGAACGACGCAAATAGGTGTTATGGAG GTGACCGGAAGTTCCGGTCTTGATGGATTTGGACACAACGCCTACCACCCGAGCAACGGGACCGCTCAGACGGTCATCATACCACTCACAAG ACGAACAGAAGAGCTGATAGGGAACATGTACAGCCAATACATGGCCACCGCCCCCCCTCTGGACACCCCCCTCAACGGCGTCAAACGCATCAACTCCCTCTCCCCCAAAAACCAACTGGTCCAACAAGACAGCACCGACACCAACACATCAGACGACATCAAACCCGTAGTCAACGAAATATTCACAGTAGAGAACCAAATGTCAAAACTAGAGTTGCCAGAGGACAAAAATAATGTACCAAATCCAGTGTTGCCACAGGAAAGTGTGGAAAAACTGCCAAAAATGCCGCATGAGAGTGATATTGGGAATGGGGGTCCAAGGAATGAGTTGCCAAGTGTGTTGAGGTCTAGAAGGAACATATTGGAGCCTTTGAAGAGAGATGATGTGCCGGTGCCTTCGTGGTCACTTGCTAAGGGACCTAGTGTTATTGCGATGCATAAGAAGAATAGTAAAGAAG ATCCTCCAGAACCGGTAGCCAACGGCAAGAAAGTCCCTCCGGTCCGCAACGGTCTCCACCAGAGTTCCGGCGCCATTTCCACCATACACGAGGGTCGAGAACAGAGCTACCCCCCTCCCAGCACGCTGCAGCTGTTCAACGCCAAGCAGGAGAGTGGGGGGTAA
- the LOC134803723 gene encoding zinc finger protein 260-like — protein sequence MTEIWSLDALCRCCHTDGDFKDLRSVYVFDNGPENYLNMLLETLGVTIKPPSVNASYSICDACILQLRNATNFKKKVLECETKFEEYCKNELSQTNYDIKTEPEYLDDFDNNDFGDDIEVKDVSKNPEFTATIKKPVKNIKKEKESDNNHIELTIDVKPKIEGKPRKRNKSSVKGKSSKTKPKVKEEESLVVTVKTETGELYSCKNCGANYQNLDQLNQHINTEHLKGYKCMYCPEYFKNENRYKVHNRLQHNDLKPFPCEHCGRKVGSKTSLLEHINSVHTKEICYQCDKCMKKFHSKQVLKIHLMKHDGTFRKLICEQCGVGCNDKTNLRYHVMTVHEKLRLFNCQECDKKFSAMKHLKIHMRLHTGEKPYECNICNNAFISRDALTVHQKLHTKSGYKCKTCAKVFPTRGLYASHYRKHVSTKPFKCHLCNKEFAGKYSLNRHVFEHTGARPYICPVCGKDFSQKTQLVRHSKIHDPQRAEVVKEKCELCKRTVPNIEKHMLAHNNKPYPCHLCEKRYPEQNALNRHLQRHTGIKPHQCQLCDKGYIQLKSLRGHMMKAHKLPLKIEQEDHFDSVVNTYTIQNLKRKTGFPNDVITQDRLSS from the exons ATGACGGAAATCTGGAGTTTAGATGCACTTTGTCGATGTTGTCATACAGACGGTGATTTCAAAGATTTACGATCAGTGTATGTTTTCGATAATGGGCCCGAAAATTATCTTAACATGTTACTTGAGACCTTGGGAGTCACG ATAAAGCCCCCATCAGTGAATGCCAGCTACTCCATCTGCGACGCATGCATACTCCAGCTCCGGAATGCTACCAACTTTAAGAAAAAAGTACTGGAATGTGAGACAAAGTTTGAAGAATATTGTAAAA ATGAGTTGTCACAAACAAACTATGATATAAAGACTGAACCAGAATATTTAG ATGACTTTGACAACAATGATTTTG GTGATGATATTGAAGTCAAAGACGTTAGTAAAAATCCAG AATTCACCGCAACTATCAAGAAGCCAGTGAAAAATATTAAGAAAGAAAAAGAAT CTGACAACAATCACATAGAATTGACAATAGACGTGAAACCGAAGATCGAGGGCAAGCCGAGAAAAAGAAACAAGTCGTCCGTCAAAG GTAAATCATCAAAAACCAAGCCCAAAGTCAAAGAAGAAGAATCGTTAGTCGTCACTGTCAAAACGGAAACAGGCGAGCTTTACTCTTGTAAGAACTGCGGCGCCAACTACCAGAACTTGGATCAACTCAACCAACATATTAATACAGAGCATCTCAAAGGCTACAAATGTATGTACTGTCCGGAATACTTTAAAAACGAAAATAGGTACAAAGTTCATAATCGCTTGCAACACAACGACTTAAAACCATTCCCCTGCGAGCACTGCGGCAGAAAAGTGGGATCCAAAACGTCGCTACTAGAACACATTAACTCCGTACACACTAAAGAAATCTGCTACCAATGTGATAAATGTATGAAAAAATTCCATAGTAAACAAGTGCTGAAGATACATTTGATGAAACATGACGGTACGTTTAGAAAATTAATTTGCGAGCAATGTGGGGTAGGTTGCAATGACAAGACTAACTTAAGATATCACGTAATGACAGTTCATGAGAAGTTAAGGTTATTCAACTGTCAAGAATGTGATAAAAAATTCTCTGCCATGAAACATTTGAAGATACATATGAGGTTACACACTGGGGAGAAACCATACGAGTGCAATATATGCAATAACGCTTTCATCTCAAGAGATGCATTGACTGTACATCAAAAACTGCACACGAAAAGTGGGTACAAATGTAAGACATGTGCCAAAGTGTTCCCTACTAGAGGTTTATATGCTTCTCATTATAGAAAACATGTGAGTACTAAGCCATTTAAATGCCATTTATGTAATAAGGAATTCGCTGGTAAATACTCCTTAAACCGTCATGTATTTGAGCATACAGGCGCTCGTCCATACATATGTCCAGTCTGTGGTAAAGATTTCTCACAAAAAACACAGCTAGTTCGACATAGTAAGATTCACGATCCTCAAAGGGCGGAAGTAGTTAAAGAAAAGTGTGAATTGTGTAAAAGAACTGTGCCTAATATAGAGAAACATATGCTAGCGCATAATAATAAGCCGTATCCTTGTCATTTGTGTGAAAAGAGATACCCAGAGCAGAATGCCTTAAACAGACATTTGCAGAGGCATACCGGGATCAAACCACATCAATGTCAATTGTGTGATAAAGGTTATATACAATTGAAAAGTCTTAGAGGACATATGATGAAAGCGCATAAATTACCATTAAAAATTGAACAAGAAGACCATTTTGATAGTGTTGTTAATACTTATACTATTCAAAATTTGAAGAGAAAGACAGGTTTCCCCAATGATGTTATAACTCAAGATAGGTTATCCTCCTGA